GCGGCCTTGACACCACACGACTGTCTACACCAACAGGTGGTGGACGTATTGATGCTGAACCTCAGCCGGGCCTGCTCGTGGGAGCAGATGGGGTGGAGCGCGCGTTAGCTAGGTCGAGTAGAGCAGTCGTGGATGCCCGTAGTGCAGGACGATTCTCTGGTGTGGATGGTGAGCCTCGACCAGGTCTTCGGCGTGGTTCCATCCCCGGTAGTGTTAACGTTCCCTTTTCTGAAGTAGCCGATAGCGCTGGTTTGGTGAAGTCTCCCGAAGAATTGCGCGGCCTTTTGTTCACCCGTACTGAGGGTGCTAAGTCCTTGGTCTTTAGCTGTGGCTCTGGCGTAACTGCCTGCGTGGATGCATACGCAGCTGTTATCGCAGGTTATGACGACGTCGTGGTGTACGACGGCTCATGGGCTGATTGGGGCAATCCTGCCAACCAGAAGCCCATTGCTTAACGTCTATGATTAGCTAAATGAACGATTTCGATCCAGCACTGATTCCAGCCATGAGCCTGATTCCTCAAGCTCGATCCCGCATGGAATCAATCCTGCTGGTGGTGGACACCCCGGTTTCAGCATCCACGCTGGCCAGGGTGTTGGGCTTAGATGTTCATGCAGTTAGGACGATTTTGCAGGAGATCGCCAACGAGCTCAATGAGCGGGGAAGTGGCATGGATCTTCGGGAAACTGCGGAAGGCTGGCGCTATTACACCCGTCCGGAAAATGCGGACATCGTGGAGCAATTTCTCCTCGATGGAAACCAAACCAGGCTGTCTCGTGCTGCCCTAGAGACCCTCGCGGTGGTTGCCTACCGACAGCCAGTTACTCGTTCCCAAATCTCTGCTGTCCGAGGGGTAAACGTCGACGGCGTTATGCGTACTCTTCAACTGCGTGGCCTCATTAAAGAAGTGGATGTGGAAGAATCCACCGGCGCACACCGCTACGCCACCACGGAAATGTTGCTTGAACTGTTGGGCATTGATTCTCTCGACATGCTTCCTGATCTCGCCCCACTGCTACCAGATGTAGACACCATCGATGAGGACTTTTAGAATCGTAACTTTTAAAACTCCCCAAGTTAAGGTATTATTTTCGGGATTCAACTTCATACGCTTTTTAAAGATTAAGGACACTTTCGTGACCCCACCCGCTCGCCGAGATGGCACACCGGACAAGAAGCAGAGCAATCGCTCTGGCGGATACCGGTCTTCTGTTCGTGGCTACAAGCCAGGATCCAACCGCCCACAGCAACGCCAGCAGCCTCAGAAGAAGGATGAGATCCTTCTTTCCAACGCAAAGCCCGCTAAGAAACAAAACGTTTCTGCCGATGATGATTGGTCATTGGGCTTTCTCAACCGCAACGATTCCGACGGCATCCGCTTGCAAAAGGTGCTAGCTCAGGCTGGTGTCGCATCGCGTCGCCACGCAGAAATCCTCATTGATCAAGGCCGCGTCGAGGTCAATGATCGCATCGTCACCACTCAAGGTGTGCGCGTTGACCCTAAAAAGGATGTCATCCGCGTCGACGGTGTGCGCATCAACATCAACGAAGACCTTGAGTACTTCGTGCTCAACAAGCCTCGCGGCATGCACTCCACCATGAGCGATGAACTTGGACGCCCATGCGTAGGCGACTTGGTTTCTGAAAAGACCGCATCCGGTCAGCGCCTCTTCCACGTAGGTCGTCTTGACGCCGACACCGAGGGCCTGCTGCTGCTCACCAACGATGGTGAGTTGGCCAACCGCCTCATGCACCCCAAGTACGAAGTCACCAAGACCTACCTGGCAACGGTGCGCGGCGAAGCCAACAACAAGCTCATCTCAGAGTTGCGCGGCGGCGTGGAGCTGGAAGATGGTCCGGCTAAGGCTGACTTTGCGCAGATCATCGACGTATTCCAAGGCAAGTCTTTGCTGCGCATCGAGATCCACGAAGGTCGCAAGCACATTGTGCGTCGCCTGTTCCAGGAACTCGGTTTCCCTGTTGAGCGCCTTGTCCGTACCAAGCTGCACACCGTCCAATTGGGCGATCAAAAGCCTGGCACCCTGCGCGCACTCAACTCCGCTGAGCTGACTAGCTTGTACAAGGTGGTCCAGCTGTGACAGAAATTTCCAACATGCCAGCAGGCGGGCTGATCGTCGCAATTGACGGGCCATCGGGCACCGGAAAATCCACGACGTCCCGCGCGCTGGCAACTCGACTCGGAGCGAAGTACTTGGACACCGGCGCGATGTACCGCGTCGCAACGCTTCATGTGCTCAATCAGGGCATTGACCCAGCTGACACGGATGCCGTGATCGCTGCAACGGCGGTTTTGCCTTTGGCAATTTCCGACGATCCTGCTTCCACCGAGGTGCTGCTCGCCGGTACGGACGTGCAAAAAGAGATCCGTGGGGCAGCAGTGACCGCTAATGTCTCTGCTGTCTCCGCGATTCCAGAGGTCCGCGAAAACCTTGTCGCGCTCCAGCGCGCTTTGGCCGCCAAAGCACACCGCTGCATTGTTGAAGGCCGCGACATCGGCACCACCGTGCTTGTCGACGCGCCCGTCAAGGCATACCTCACCGCCTCAGCTGACGTACGGGCCAGGCGCCGCTTTGACCAAGACACGCAGGCTGGACGCGACGTCAATTTTGACGCCGTGCTTGCCGATGTCATCCGCCGCGACGAACTCGATTCCACCCGCGCCACCTCACCCCTTAAGCCCGCAGATGATGCGCACATTGTAGACACCTCAGACATGACCATGGATGAAGTTCTCGACCTGCTCATTTCTTTGACTGAAGCCTCCGCCGAAAGGAGCATCCAGTGACCAACCAACACAACATGCCTGGTGAAGACGACGATACCGTCTTCGTCTACCACACCCACCAAGGTGAAATGGATGTTGAAGGCGCTTTCGCCGATGAGGAAGAACTCGCACCTCACGGTGGCTGGGCTTCAGCAGACTTCGACCCATCTGAATTCGGTTATGACGATGACTACGACGGTGATGATGACGACTTTGATGACGACTTCGATCACGATAACTTTGACGAGTCCGAATTCGCCCACCCAGACTTCGGCGAAGACTTCAGCGAGGAAGACTGGGAAGAAGTCGAGAACGCTTTCGGCCTCGGCAAGGGCCACCTCGAAGAGGCTCTGTGCACCGTAGCGATTGTCGGTCGACCAAACGTGGGCAAGTCCACCCTGGTCAACCGATTCATCGGCCGCAGAGAAGCCGTCGTGGAAGACTTCCCAGGTGTGACACGCGACCGCATTTCCTACATCTCTGACTGGGGTGGGCAGCGCTTCTGGGTGCAAGACACTGGCGGATGGGACCCCAATGTCAAGGGAATCCACGCGTCTATTGCGCACCAGGCTGAAGTCGCCATGGACACCGCAGACGTCATCGTCTTCGTGGTGGACACCAAGGTCGGCATCACGGAAACTGACTCCGTGATGGCCGCTAAGCTGCTGCGATCTGAAGTGCCCGTCATTTTGGTGGCGAACAAGTTCGACTCCGACAGCCAGTGGGCCGACATGGCAGAGTTCTACAGCCTTGGCCTTGGCGATCCTTACCCAGTGTCAGCTCAGCACGGTCGTGGTGGCGCAGACGTTTTGGACAAGATCCTTGAGCTATTCCCCGAAGAGCCACGCGCCAGGTCCATTGTCGAGGGACCCCGTCGTGTTGCCCTCGTCGGTAAGCCAAACGTGGGCAAGTCTTCTTTGCTTAACAAGTTCGCCGGTGAGCAGCGCTCTGTCGTGGACAACGTTGCAGGTACCACCGTTGATCCCGTTGACTCCCTGATTCAGCTGGATCAAAACCTGTGGAAGTTCGTGGACACAGCAGGTCTGCGCAAGAAGGTCAAGACCGCATCCGGTCATGAGTACTACGCATCTCTTCGTACCCACGGTGCGATCGATGCCGCCGAACTCTGCGTTTTGCTTATTGATTCCTCCGAGCCCATTACCGAACAGGACCAGCGCGTCCTGGGCATGATCATCGATGCCGGCAAGGCACTCGTGATCGCGTTTAACAAGTGGGACCTGATGGATGAGGATCGTCGCATCGACCTGGATCGCGAACTCGACCTCCAACTCGCACACGTGCCATGGGCTAAACGCATCAATATCTCCGCAAAGACTGGTCGCGCATTGCAGCGCCTCGAGCCAGCCATGCTGGAGGCACTGAGCAACTGGGATCGCCGTATCTCTACTGGTCAGCTCAACACCTGGTTACGCGAAGCTATTGCTGCGAACCCTCCACCAATGCGTGGTGGACGTCTTCCACGCGTGCTTTTTGCAACGCAGGCATCGACTCAGCCACCAGTCGTCGTGCTGTTTACCACCGGCTTCTTGGAAGCTGGATACCGCCGTTACCTGGAGCGTAAGTTCCGTGAGCGTTTCGGATTTGAGGGCACTCCGGTGCGTATTGCTGTCCGTGTGCGTGAGCGCCGTGGCAAGGGCAAAAAGAAATAAGCCCATTTAGCTAGACAAAAGTGGCGCCGTCTCTGCAGACGACGCCACTTTTGTCTGTGTGCATTTACTTGTGGGTATTTTTACTTCAGCCTAACGTATAGATCTGTCTGCAAGGTGGCAGGATCCATGTCAGGGCTAGGTTCGGTGACATAGACTTCCCAAAATGGCATGTCCAGTTCATTGCCACCCACAGCAACTGCCTCCACGAAGGCGGGCCACGAATCAGATAAACCGTCAAAGGATCCGATGTGGCTGATGCGAGCAATCTTGCCGCCTGGGATCACTGAGTTTTTAAGAACGAGTCCGCTGTCGGTTGTAATGTCGGATTCAAGTGGCTTATCTACCGGAATGCCCACTTCAAACGACACCGTATCCGATGGCACATCGGTGTAGAGAGCAAAGCCTGGGCCTGTGGGAGTGATGCCGCGCTGCGCGAGATTGGGGAAGAGGACCCGATAGGTGCCGTCGAAAGCAGAGGACATATCTTCCATCGGGTGGTTTTCAAAGAACACGATGACGGTTGGGATGGACTCAACCTCTAGAAGCTCGACTTCGGTAACGGGTGGTTTCATCAAATACATGTGGTGGCCTCACGGTCGGGTGGGTGGTGCTTAGGTGAATTTTTTACACCATGCTACCCAAACGCTTCAGCAGGAATGCATCACAGCGATAGGGAAGTTCGATCACCTGCCCTGACTCAAATCCGAGGTGGTCATAGAGGTACCACGTCAGGTTGCTATCCACGCGTTCTTTGATTTTGTCTGATGCGCGAAGCCAATAGGAGCGGGTGTGCGCCAACTCAATGACTTCCTCAGGGGTGAGGCGTTGAGTCCATGTGGTGCGCACGGTTGACGAAAACGTCCAGGGGGCTGCGATTTCTGGAATGAAGCCAGGTTTGAGCACGTCACCTGCATGCATGATGCGGCTTAAGCGATGAACCCAGGCAATGGAGGTATCGAGGTTGTTCCATACCAACAGCACCGCACCATCGTCTGCGGTCACGCGATCAAATTCAGACGCTGCTGCTGCAACATCAACCCAGTGCCACGTCTGAGCACATGTGATGAGATCAACGCTCTTATCAGCCACGGCAGTGTGTTCTGCGGTTGCCTGCCATGCTGAAACCTCAGGGAGCACTGCCTGAAATTGGCGTAGCATGTCCATGCTGGGATCAAGTGCCCATACGGCTTGTGCACCAGGTGCAGCAACAAGCGACTCTGTAAGTTTGCCCGTTCCCGCGCCCACGTCGAGGACTCGAGCGTAGCCTTCGACAAGCTTTAACACCTCGGTTGGGTAGCCGGGGCGAACATCGTGATAGATGGAACTGCCGTGATTGAACGCGGCAGCGCTATGGGTGCGATGTTCAATTCCACTAAATATCGGAGCATCTCGCTTAGACACTGGTGGAATTGGGGGATGGATTGGATCATTCATGTCACGCTTGATTCTAGCCACGCGTGGGAAAACCAACGAAAATTCCATAGCGATATATCGCTTCAAGGCGGCAATGGGCTACAGTAGTTGCTTGTGTCTACGAATGTAAGCAGATATAAAGACCTCCCCGGGCCCGGCGCGCGACCATCCAAGATGCCTGCGCTGGATGCAAAGATGTGGACGCTCAAAGTGGCGTTGTCGCAGCGTCCGTGGAGCTTTGTCGCCTCTATTGGGTTGGCAGCAAGCTTTATCTGCAATGGACTGACACCAGTCATTGTTGGTCGGGCAATAGATGAAGCAATCGCCACCCGCAGCGTCGAACGCTTGTGGTTTTGGATTGGCATGCTGGCTTTGCTATTTCTTACCGCGATGACGGTGAACTGGATCGCCAGGTACATGTTGGTGCGCAGCCAGCAGCTTGTTAGCCATGATCTGCGGATGATGGTAACTGATCGGATTCAAGATCCTCGCGGTTTCGCAGGAAAAGAGCGCACTGCGGGTGGACTGTTATCCATCGCATCGACGGATACCCAACGCGTCGGCGACATTGTCATGATGACAGTCTTTCCCGTTGCGGAGTTTGCATCCATAATTTATGGCGCAGCGGTCATGTTCAGTATTAACCCGTGGCTGAGTATTGCGGTGCTCATCGGTGGGCCGTTGCTCGTTGTCGTGGCCATTCGAGTTTCAAGACCACTGCAGAAACGATCAGGTGCACGCCAGCAGGCCGTCGCCCAAACTGCAGCGATGGCAACCGACGTAGTACAAGGTCTGAGAATCCTTAAAGGCCTGGGAGCAATTGTGACGGTACGACGCCGCTATGCCGCGATTTCTGGTGAGGCTTACAGCAAAACTGTGCATGCCAATGCGGCCGAAGCGCGTCTTAATGGAATTACCGATGCAGCAGGCGCAATCTTCGTTTCAGCGCTGGGTATTGGCGCTGGCTTTCTCGCTCTCAACGGTGGCATCAGCATTGGTGATTTGATCACGGTGGTGGGGCTGACTCAATTCCTCATCACCCCGATGACCATGCTGGGGCGCAACGTGGCATCTCGCTGGGCGTCAGCTGAAGCATCGGCGAAAAGGATTAGGGAGGTCCTCGGTGCCGATTTCGAACGCACCGTGGACGAAGATGCAGACAAAACTGAGGCTGTGATCGCTCAACTGCCGGAGGGCTTAACTGCTGTGACGGATTCGGATAAGCAGCTTATCGCAGCGCTTGAAGATCTACCGCGTTCACGGGTTATCGTTGCACCTCACAGCGCTGATCTCTTCGACGACAGCGTTCGGAATAATGTTTTTCCAGATCCCACCATCGCAAAGCGTGCCCTCACTGTGGCTAGCTGCGATGACATTCCCGGCGGGCCCGACAAGATTGTTGGTGAAGGCGGACGAATGCTCTCTGGTGGTCAGCGCCAACGCGTCGCCTTAGCACGTGCCATTGCATTTGATCCTGAGGTATTGGTGCTCCAAGATCCCACCACAGCGGTGGATTCAGTCACTGAACACAATATTGCACACAATGTTGCAGCGCACCGCAAGGCCAAGAAGACCATTGTGTTTAGCCAAGCGCCCTCGTGGAGTGCCGTGGCAGACCACCACATCCACAGCGCACAGTTGGTGGAGGTATTGAAGTGAGCAGCTTGCGGTTTCCTCTTGCCACTCTCTCGCAGGTTCGCCGCGAGGTCGCCCGCCAGATTAAGCGCATCCCGCAGGCCAAGTGGTGGTTTTTAGTCGCACTCGTTTTGTTGAGCGCGGGTGCGTATGCCTCGGTGTTAGTGCCTCAAATTTTGGGGCGGATTGTTGATCTCGTATCCCGGCAAGCAGCCATGATGGACTTTGTAAACATCAGCGTCGTGCTGATCGTCGTGGCGATCATCGGCGCGGTCTTAAGTGCTGCTGGCTTCTACGTGGTGTCGCGGATATCTGAGCGGGTCATCGCCAATCTAAGAGAAGACATGGTGGGCACTGCCTTGGGACTTCCCACTCACCAGGTTGAGGACGCCGGTTCTGGCGACCTGGTCAGCCGCTCGACTGATGACGTCGCGGAGCTATCTGCCGCCGTGACAGAAACGGTGCCCATCTTAAGCTCTTCGCTGTTTACCATTGCAGCAACCACAATCGCGCTGTTTTCCCTCGACTGGCAGTTCCTGCTCATTCCTGTCATTGTCGCCCCGGTCTATTACTTAGCGGCACGACACTACCTGGGCAAAGCTCCTAAGCGCTATGCAGAGGAACGTGCAGCCATGGCGGAACGTGCACGAAAAGTTCTGGAAGCGATTCGTGGGCGAGCAACCGTGCGTGCCTTTTCCATTGAGAAAACCATGCATGATGCCATTGATCAGGCATCGTGGTCTGTCGTAGTGAAAGGCATTAGAGCGCGTACCACGATGATCATCCTTAACGTGTGGATGCTTTGTGCAGAATTCCTCATGCTCGCCATCGCATTGCTCATCGGTTACCGTCTTGTCGCAGATAGTGCATTGACCATCGGTGCAGTCACCGGTGCGGTGCTTATGATTATTCGGCTGCGCGGGCCAATGAACATGTTCATGCGCGTGCTCGACACTGTGCAATCAGGGTATGCGTCGCTCGCGCGTATCGTCGGTGTCGTCGCGGATCCGCCGCGGCCGGTGCCGGACAGTGGCGTTGCCGCACCTGTAGGAAAAGCAGAGTTACGTGGTGTGAGCTTTAGCTATGGCGATAATTGGGCGGTGCGCGACATTAACATCACCATCAACCCCGGCGAAACGGTTGCCATGGTCGGCGCCTCAGGGGCAGGCAAAACCACCGTGGCGGCGTTGCTGGCAGGGTTGCGCGTACCAGACCGCGGGGAGGTGCTTGTCGACGACTTTCCTGTCTCTCACCTCTCTGATCGCGAGCGCATCGCCCGGTTGGCTATGATCAGCCAGGAGGTTCACGTTTTCTCTGGAACGCTTCGCCAAGACCTGACTCTGGCGAAACCCGATGCCACGGATGACGAGCTCCACGCAGCCTTGCGCGCTGTTAAAGCTGATCAGTGGCTAGCCAATTCGCCAGATGGCCTGGACACGGTGGTGGGCGCTAGGGGAATCCAAGTAGAACCAGTGATTGCCCAGCAATTGGCGTTGGCTCGAGTGCTACTGCTTAATCCTGCCATCGTTATTATGGACGAGGCCACAGCCGAAGCAGGTTCCGCAGGTGCGAGTGCCCTGGAGGAGGCTGCGAATGTGGTCACAAAGAATCGTTCGGCACTCGTGGTTGCACACCGATTGGATCAGGCCTCTACTGCTGATCAAATCTTGGTGATGGACAAAGGTGCTGTCGTAGAGAAGGGTACTCACCAGGAACTTCTGAATTTGGGCGGGATTTATCACCGTCTCTGGACCGCGTGGAGTTCCGGCAGGTGATTGACTGTTCAATGTATTGAACATTACTATTCAGTGTCATGGAACTATCGAGCATTCTCTTCGCGTTTGGGCTTACCCTCTTCGCGGGACTCGCCACAGGCGTCGGTGGAGTAATCGCAGTTGCTCGAAAAGCGCCTGGCGAGCGATTCCTGGCAGGCTCCCTTGGCTTTTCTGTCGGCGTGATGTTGTACGTCTCCTTTGTGGAGATCCTGCCCAAGGCATTCACTGAACTCACCTCCGTATGGGGCGAACGCGGCGGACATTGGGCAGCGGTGCTTGGCTTCTTTGGTGGCATTGCCTTGATTGCGATCATCGACCGCATGGTTCCCACTGCCATCAACCCCCACGAACCTTCCACAGTGGGCGGAGCTGTCGATGGCTTTGAGCGTCGAAATCGCATGATGAAAATGGGCGTAATGACAGCCCTGGCCATCTCCATCCACAACTTTCCTGAAGGCTTTGCCACCTTTTTGTCTGGTCTAACCGATCCCACCGTGGCCATTCCAGTGGCAGTGGCGATTGCGATTCACAACATCCCAGAAGGCATTGCGGTTGCTGTTCCGTTGCGAGAGGCAACAGGGTCGCGTCGCAAAGCATTAGGGTGGGCGACCCTCTCCGGCCTCGCCGAGCCCGCCGGCGCCCTCATCGGATTCCTCGTGCTTATGCCGTTTCTTGGCCCTGAGGCCATGGGCATCTGCTTTGCCGCCGTCGCCGGCGTGATGGTGTTTATTAGCGTTGATGAGCTGCTGCCCACCGCAATTTCCAGCGGCAAACACCACACTGCGATCTACGGACTAATTGCCGGTATGGCGGTGATGGCGATCAGCCTGCTGCTGTTTATTTAACGCTCAGCCGCGACCAACATGCGGTCGATGGTGGTGAGCACCTCATCCACATACGCCGGGTTGACGCCTCGCTCCTGACGCGCCTTCAATAACTCAGCCTGAGCAGCCTTGATGGCACCAATTCGGGCATCGTGAGCTTTGGTGCGCATATGCTCAATTTCCTGACGTGACGTATCTTCTGCATCAATTTCCTGGGAAATCCAGTTGCGAATCGCCGACATCTGCTCTACCGGCAGATTAGTCGTCTCAATCAAGTGATCCGTGGCGGCTTTGTGAGCGCGTTCGGTGAGCTTCGCGATGCTCTCATCACCCGCCGCATCCGGGCCTTGATCCAAGTTGAGTTTCTTCATCAGCCACGGCAGCGACATGCCTGGGCCCACCATGGTGATGAGCAACACGACCAGTGCGATGACCTGAAGCTCGTGGTGATACAGGAAAACATCCTGCGGAATCGACAGCACCAGCGCCAAGGTGACCAGTCCGCGCATGCCCGCCCACGTCATCAACAAAGCCTCCTGCAGACGCAGCGGCGCACGCATCACCGCAGTTGCAGGCCCCTTTCTGGCGATTTGTTTGCGGTTTTTCTTGTAAATGAGATACATCCACAGCCCGCGAACCACGATCGCGACAACCGATAGCACGACGCCAACCAACACCGCATGCCAGAGCTCTGCTCCGACCTCATCGATGGCAGTGCGAACATTGAGACCGATGAGACCAAAAGCCATACCGGTAAAAAGCACTTCGACGGTTCCCCAGAAGGCCGACCCCGTGAGTCGATCCTCGGCGCCAATCGATGCGCGCGAATTCATCTCAACAGCGGCAATCACGATCGCGATAACGCCAGAGCCGCCAATTTCTTCCGCCACGATGTAAATAGCAAAGGGGAGCACCCAGGTGAAGGCATTGCGCGCCTCAACGGATGCCACGTGGTCGGTGAACCATGCGGCAAGACGGCCAACGACGAGCCCCAAAACAATCGCTGCGACAACTGACCATACAAACTCGAGGATGCCAGTGGACCAAGAGAGATCTTCCCCTGCGACCAGAGCAGCCAACGCCACATGGAAGGCGACGATGCTGGCGGCATCATTGAACAGGCCTTCAGTCTGCAAGGTGGTGGTAATGCGCTTTGGAATACCTGCTGGCTCTGCCACAGCATCAACGGCCACGGGATCTGGAGGAGCGATAGCAGCAGCCAACATGATGGCACCCGCAATGCCGATACCGGGAAGCAGCAGGAGAGTGGCGCCGGTGAGCACAGCGATGGTGATAAAGACCAACAACACCGACATATAGATGATGGTGGACATCTGTGTCTTGATCACTGCCCACGACGAACGCCTCGCCAACGCCCACAATAGAGGCGGAATGAAGATCGGCAGGATGAGATCTGCCGGGATGGTGAATTCCGGTAGGAACGGCAAAAGCGCTCCACCTGCCGCCACGATGGTCATCAATGCAGGCCAAGGGAGTCCAGTTTTATCCCCAATGGCGACCACAATGACTGTGGCAAGCAGCAACGTTATGAGCATGAACAAGATCGTCATGGATGTCTTTTCACTTACATTCAGGGTGTCCTACAAGTTAGCAACCCCATTGTGCTCCCACCCAGTGCTCATGTGGGGGATGGAACTCCAATTAAAGGAAAGTTGACAGCTATCATTCAGGAAAGTTGGCCGCTACCAAAATCCCGGGTTGAAAAAGATCAAGTTTTCTTTGGTGCCGGGCCAAGAAAATGGGCGATCTGGGGTCTACAGTGTCCTGAATGTGTCCTTTACCCCAGCCAATGAATTTAAGAGCATATCAAAAGAGCGTATATTGCCTTGGACTGGCAATATACGCTCCGATTTGGTGAAAGAGTCTGAACTCATCACCCCAAAAATAGGTAAGAGTCGGGCTAACAGGATTTGAACCTGCGACCCCTACACCCCCAGTGTAGTGCGCTACCAAGCTGCGCCATAGCCCGCCGTCGCTGCAAACCGCATGGTTGTTAGCGACGAGATTAGGTTACATCAGTGTGATCCAGAAAGGGAAATCCACTGGTCATAATCTAATCGACAGCGCCTGTGGAATATACCCATCGGCCATCAACCTTGCGAAATGTGGAATCTTCCTCCTGCACACCGGAGGCAAGTCCTTTGTAGAGGGCGTGGAACTTCACACGCCCTGTCGAATCGAACGGTCCGCCGCCTTCAGTTTCGAGGATATCGAGGCGGTAGAACGTGATCCCAACGTCAAGGGTGAGGTCACTGGGGCGGGTTTCTTTATCCCAGGTATCCAGCAAGTACTGGGAATCGCCAACAGCAAAGGCCGTAAATCGCGAACGCATCAAAGCCTCGGCGGTGGGAGCAACCATTTCGCCCGAGTGGAATCGATAGCAGCAATCACCAAAATTGAGGCCAGTTCCGCAAGGGCAGCGCTTATCAACATCAAGAAGTGGCATGGTTAGGCGTCCTCGTCGTCGATGATGACACCGTGGGAAAGCATGCGTTCTAGTTCAGAGGTTCCAGCAGCTGCGAGCAGTTCTGCAGTGTCGTCGGCGGATAGATCGCCGATGAGAGAGATCTGTCGGCGAAGACGAATCTGGGCAGGATCTGAACCTTCACCGGTGACGACGCGGGAGATGGACACCCGGACGTCGTCAAGCCCTTTAATACGTCCTTCAAGTGCTGCTTGGCGGATGCTTTGGGAGGTGGCGGCAGCAAGTGCCGAGACCAACAGTGAGGTTGGGGTGTAGCCGAGGCCTTTACCGCCGTTGATTTTCTCACGGTCGGTGATGAGCTCAAATTTGCCGGTGCGCACTGCGGCACCGTACTTGCTGGACTTGATTGTCGTGGATTCGGCCACACCTTCTGGCAGTGCAACCTGGGAGTCGGTCTCGTTTTCTGGAACTAGGTACGGCTCAACCCAGGTGCGGATGATGTGGGCGGCGCGCTGTGCGGTGCCGTCCTTGGTGAGCAAATGGTCGGCTTTATCCAGGGAGACCAGGGACTTGGGGTATCGGGTAACGCGGAAAATTAGTTGGGCGTTGTCCACGCCGACGGTTTGGTCGATGGGGGAATGTAGCAGCAGCAACGGTTTACGCAGCTTCCGCAGGTGATCTTCTGGGTTGGTCTCTGCGAGGTCTTCGAGGAATTCCCTGGAGATGGTGACATCGCGGCCGCCAAGTGTTAGCGTGACCGCACCCTGGTCATCGACATCGCCGATGCGGTCAGCAAAGTGGAGCACTGCGTGGGCAGGGTCAAAAGGTGCTCCCAGGGTTGCAACGGCCTTCAGGGAGGAGATCAAGGTCGCTGCCTTGAGAGATGCTGCACCGCCGAGGGAATGGCCAATGAGCAGTTGGGGAGCGGAGTGGTTTTCTTCCAGCCACTTAGATGCCGCAACGATGTCGTGGACATTGGAGCTAAATGAGGTCTCTGAGAATTCGCCTTCTGATTGGCCAAGGCCGGGAAAATCGAAGCGCAGGCAGGCGATTCCGGATTCAGCAAGCGTTTTGCTCACCCTCGCTGCGGCCGGGGTGAAGCGGGATCCGGTGAAGCAGTGGGCGAACATCGCATACGCGAGGGGGTCGGTATCGGGGAGATCGAGAGTAGCCGCCATCATCAAACCTTGAGATGACGGTACTTTCACGCTGATTGAATGCACCGGGAGAAAACCTTTCGACAAGCCATTATCACCATCACTTTAAGCATTTGTTTTTCGCAGGTCACCCTAGCGGCAGTATGTCGTTGAACAACTCTCACCCGCGGGTGCAATGTAGA
The window above is part of the Corynebacterium deserti GIMN1.010 genome. Proteins encoded here:
- a CDS encoding YchJ family protein yields the protein MPLLDVDKRCPCGTGLNFGDCCYRFHSGEMVAPTAEALMRSRFTAFAVGDSQYLLDTWDKETRPSDLTLDVGITFYRLDILETEGGGPFDSTGRVKFHALYKGLASGVQEEDSTFRKVDGRWVYSTGAVD
- a CDS encoding cation:proton antiporter; its protein translation is MTILFMLITLLLATVIVVAIGDKTGLPWPALMTIVAAGGALLPFLPEFTIPADLILPIFIPPLLWALARRSSWAVIKTQMSTIIYMSVLLVFITIAVLTGATLLLLPGIGIAGAIMLAAAIAPPDPVAVDAVAEPAGIPKRITTTLQTEGLFNDAASIVAFHVALAALVAGEDLSWSTGILEFVWSVVAAIVLGLVVGRLAAWFTDHVASVEARNAFTWVLPFAIYIVAEEIGGSGVIAIVIAAVEMNSRASIGAEDRLTGSAFWGTVEVLFTGMAFGLIGLNVRTAIDEVGAELWHAVLVGVVLSVVAIVVRGLWMYLIYKKNRKQIARKGPATAVMRAPLRLQEALLMTWAGMRGLVTLALVLSIPQDVFLYHHELQVIALVVLLITMVGPGMSLPWLMKKLNLDQGPDAAGDESIAKLTERAHKAATDHLIETTNLPVEQMSAIRNWISQEIDAEDTSRQEIEHMRTKAHDARIGAIKAAQAELLKARQERGVNPAYVDEVLTTIDRMLVAAER
- a CDS encoding bifunctional alpha/beta hydrolase/OsmC family protein is translated as MHSISVKVPSSQGLMMAATLDLPDTDPLAYAMFAHCFTGSRFTPAAARVSKTLAESGIACLRFDFPGLGQSEGEFSETSFSSNVHDIVAASKWLEENHSAPQLLIGHSLGGAASLKAATLISSLKAVATLGAPFDPAHAVLHFADRIGDVDDQGAVTLTLGGRDVTISREFLEDLAETNPEDHLRKLRKPLLLLHSPIDQTVGVDNAQLIFRVTRYPKSLVSLDKADHLLTKDGTAQRAAHIIRTWVEPYLVPENETDSQVALPEGVAESTTIKSSKYGAAVRTGKFELITDREKINGGKGLGYTPTSLLVSALAAATSQSIRQAALEGRIKGLDDVRVSISRVVTGEGSDPAQIRLRRQISLIGDLSADDTAELLAAAGTSELERMLSHGVIIDDEDA